One segment of Rubripirellula amarantea DNA contains the following:
- a CDS encoding outer membrane protein assembly factor BamB family protein, which yields MSACTLNRLQYLVCVVLGLGWFSFAPAEDWPQWRGVNRDAAITDTNITDQFSDQILPRRWKVDIGAGYSGPTVAAGRVYVTDRGLPDSENEIERVLCFDAKDGQLIWKHQYDSVYQIGYRAGPRAAVTVHEGKAISVGAMGHLFCFDAATGDILWQHDLANEYGVRMPIWGIAGSPLVVSGLVIQIAAGQNDQCVMAFDLNTGERKWHSIDERAGYSSPIVIEQAGQKVVVCYTGESVSGLDPETGNVHWRVDYPPRNMPIGVPTPAVEGNKIFVSSFYDGSLLIEFDSKSLSAKRLWHRVGIDEKNTDALHCMISGPLIKGDFVYGVDSYGELRCLDLKTGDRVWESDQAVKRSRWATIHTIQHGHNEIMLNDQGHLILASLTPEGYKEFDRAALIKPTKLQLNRRDGVVWSHPAIADGLVYARSDTELVCASIRKEDHAR from the coding sequence ATGTCAGCTTGTACGCTAAACCGACTTCAATATCTCGTTTGTGTAGTGCTGGGGTTGGGCTGGTTTTCGTTTGCCCCGGCTGAAGATTGGCCGCAATGGCGTGGTGTGAATCGAGATGCTGCGATTACCGATACCAATATCACCGATCAGTTCTCCGATCAGATTTTGCCTCGGAGATGGAAGGTTGACATTGGGGCCGGGTATAGCGGTCCAACGGTGGCGGCCGGACGGGTGTATGTGACCGATCGAGGTTTACCCGACTCGGAAAACGAGATCGAGCGTGTGCTTTGCTTCGACGCCAAAGACGGTCAATTGATTTGGAAGCACCAGTACGATTCGGTCTATCAAATTGGATATCGTGCGGGCCCGCGTGCTGCCGTCACGGTGCACGAGGGCAAGGCAATATCCGTTGGCGCGATGGGACACCTCTTTTGTTTCGATGCGGCTACGGGTGATATTCTTTGGCAGCATGATTTGGCAAACGAATACGGAGTGCGGATGCCAATTTGGGGAATCGCTGGATCGCCGTTGGTGGTTAGCGGATTGGTCATCCAGATTGCGGCGGGTCAGAACGATCAATGCGTGATGGCTTTCGACTTGAACACCGGGGAACGCAAGTGGCACTCCATTGACGAGCGAGCCGGATATTCATCGCCGATCGTAATTGAGCAAGCAGGACAAAAAGTGGTGGTGTGTTACACCGGCGAGAGCGTATCAGGTTTGGATCCTGAAACAGGAAACGTACACTGGCGAGTCGACTATCCGCCTCGCAACATGCCCATTGGTGTTCCTACGCCCGCAGTCGAAGGCAACAAAATTTTCGTTTCGTCTTTCTACGATGGATCGCTGCTAATCGAGTTTGATTCAAAGTCACTTAGTGCCAAGCGACTTTGGCATCGAGTTGGTATCGACGAGAAGAATACCGATGCCCTGCACTGCATGATTAGCGGGCCGCTGATCAAAGGAGATTTCGTCTACGGGGTCGATAGCTATGGTGAACTCCGTTGCCTCGACCTGAAGACTGGCGATCGTGTTTGGGAATCTGACCAAGCGGTAAAGCGGTCACGTTGGGCAACCATTCACACCATTCAGCATGGCCACAATGAGATCATGCTGAACGACCAAGGGCATTTGATTCTGGCATCACTGACGCCTGAAGGTTACAAGGAATTTGACCGCGCCGCTCTGATCAAGCCGACGAAGTTGCAACTCAACCGCCGTGATGGCGTTGTGTGGTCGCATCCCGCAATCGCTGATGGTTTGGTTTACGCACGCAGCGATACGGAATTGGTTTGCGCGTCGATTCGCAAAGAAGACCATGCTCGCTAG
- a CDS encoding site-2 protease family protein, whose translation MPESLLSRRLSLGTYAGIPLYVHWSFALAVLYVGLTSLDLGWAGVGFSIAQLFGVFFCVTLHEYGHAIAARRFGIGTADITLLPIGGVARLKKMPRIPWQELVVAVAGPAVNVVIAIVLGVFLALTIDPEIFSAIGTYVNALFLEGPITDETLMMIMDLLSQPSWIGFGLLLLFVNVMLVVFNMIPAFPMDGGRVFRSIMAMFMDYRRATFIASRVGLVCAAIMAMLALRSSPPSLFPLFIAAFIAYAGMAEARQVNVMETVRGLTVGEVMIENTPWVSMNMPVVDVIKTMRSSSLTSVPVISIAGTVVGMLSISDLQRYMRQGVDPGATAGELVDHGKSAFPILQSALLDEVLGTLDKHHRQVPVINQTYQLVGILDLDSMMMRAELIRAASTALGENGFGQIWNGYSSDHDSTDSNPYRPPSQFDATT comes from the coding sequence TTGCCCGAAAGTCTACTATCTCGACGCCTCTCGCTGGGCACCTATGCGGGCATTCCGTTGTACGTGCATTGGTCATTCGCCCTTGCCGTCTTGTACGTGGGCCTAACCTCGTTGGATCTGGGGTGGGCGGGCGTTGGATTCTCGATCGCCCAACTCTTTGGTGTCTTTTTCTGCGTGACGTTGCACGAGTATGGCCATGCCATTGCCGCACGCCGTTTTGGCATCGGTACTGCGGATATCACGCTATTGCCAATTGGCGGCGTGGCCCGGCTAAAAAAGATGCCTAGGATTCCGTGGCAAGAGTTGGTTGTGGCCGTTGCAGGGCCGGCTGTCAACGTTGTCATCGCAATTGTCCTGGGCGTGTTTTTGGCACTGACGATTGATCCCGAAATCTTCAGTGCGATTGGCACCTACGTGAACGCCTTGTTCCTCGAAGGACCGATCACCGACGAAACTTTGATGATGATCATGGACCTGCTTTCTCAACCGTCATGGATTGGGTTCGGTCTGTTGTTGCTGTTTGTGAATGTGATGTTAGTCGTTTTCAATATGATCCCGGCGTTTCCGATGGATGGAGGTCGCGTGTTTCGGTCCATCATGGCGATGTTCATGGACTACCGCCGAGCGACCTTCATTGCCTCGCGAGTCGGATTGGTTTGTGCCGCCATCATGGCAATGCTAGCGCTACGCAGCAGTCCACCTAGCTTGTTTCCATTGTTCATTGCCGCGTTCATCGCCTACGCCGGCATGGCCGAAGCCCGCCAAGTGAACGTGATGGAGACCGTAAGAGGATTGACGGTCGGTGAAGTCATGATCGAAAACACCCCATGGGTGTCCATGAACATGCCCGTTGTCGATGTCATCAAGACAATGCGATCAAGCAGCCTAACGTCGGTGCCAGTGATTTCAATCGCCGGGACAGTGGTGGGAATGCTGTCGATTTCAGATCTACAGCGATACATGCGACAAGGAGTCGACCCGGGGGCCACAGCGGGTGAATTAGTTGATCATGGAAAGTCAGCCTTCCCGATCTTGCAATCAGCACTGCTTGATGAAGTTCTTGGAACGCTCGATAAGCACCATCGTCAAGTTCCAGTGATCAATCAAACTTATCAACTCGTTGGCATCCTCGATTTGGATTCGATGATGATGCGAGCCGAGCTTATCCGCGCTGCATCGACGGCTTTGGGTGAAAATGGATTTGGCCAAATCTGGAATGGCTACTCAAGCGATCACGATTCGACGGATTCCAATCCTTATCGTCCACCAAGCCAGTTTGACGCGACCACCTAA
- a CDS encoding RbsD/FucU family protein has translation MLRHKLIHPQINAILGGAGHHSTVLIADGNYPAATKRGPLSTLVSLNLMPGVPTCDQVLEALLSAIPVEEIRTMETETDGPYALDGDPPVWDDYRKTIKASGIDVELQPTDKWKFYEAVSTNDHVLTIQTADQQRYANILLTIGVRMD, from the coding sequence ATGCTACGTCACAAACTCATTCATCCCCAAATCAACGCTATTCTTGGTGGAGCAGGTCATCACAGCACCGTCCTGATCGCTGATGGAAATTATCCTGCGGCCACCAAGCGAGGCCCTCTGTCGACTCTGGTTAGCCTCAATTTGATGCCTGGTGTGCCCACCTGCGATCAAGTGCTCGAAGCACTGCTATCTGCCATTCCAGTCGAAGAGATTCGAACCATGGAAACGGAAACCGATGGGCCGTACGCGCTTGACGGTGATCCACCGGTTTGGGATGACTATCGCAAAACGATCAAGGCCAGTGGAATTGATGTGGAATTGCAACCCACCGACAAATGGAAGTTCTACGAGGCGGTCAGCACCAATGATCACGTGCTCACCATCCAAACCGCTGACCAACAACGCTACGCCAACATCTTGCTGACCATCGGCGTGCGGATGGACTAG
- a CDS encoding type II secretion system protein GspD: MKKIPNQSAINDGVTAVDQAVAMEQEVSASNSFGNLLTHHAPAVIWILVAWIVGTLILELNATGAEPYNFAPISQQWQQIENDSAITHSGIVAFERIERESRLRPVFEAMIAQSHAEQSKLAAAKEKAATEAKELALSKQRSSRRETEATDISQSTVAATAVAKSSESQSSKSKTTIAKSEPKASEAIASSTSQLASNATVNRDADPANDSQAFPQFVQQVVHSFQELMGPVNVAPIPTEHDDSPQRPAVAAESSEATSQLRRTADSANEVNSTTPAQPVVPGTNAATSFVDSNMDRDRASNETVSDPVPSADAKIIRVAAKPVMVPEATVSVAKPTATNESSIEMVAETANEVRTLGAPTNKVEDDSDADSEPSVGEEEEHIAARWPILGAATVATTQKVTLNVDKADVRGVLEMLARGYQMNILVSPEVNGTVTANVEGLSPEQTLDGIVKMCNLNVQRDGDLIYVYPDTNLPADARQLQVFPLDFARAEALEQVVQGLLSPVGNAYVNKISDQDNRQTRESLVVVDIPAVLSQVEQYVFQADQAPRQVMIEASILEVELKDDMMHGLNFDSVLGGDLKVGSFGLADPIASKNNPLFFAQVDGSKVSALLDFIETTTDSKTLANPRVQVINGQVAKIQVGQQLGFTVATVTQTATIQDVQFLETGVVLSVTPTISRDNRILMQVKPEVSDGKINPDTLLPEEVTREVETSVLLDDHQGVVIGGLIQEKDSTIIRKLPWLGDVKYIGKLFQRRETERNRTEIIVALTCHIIEPTCYCDREAINVERATQPLFEGLLQRTCRPWEPRMPDQVGSERHLDVNQVNRRIP; the protein is encoded by the coding sequence ATGAAGAAGATTCCTAACCAATCGGCCATCAACGACGGCGTTACCGCTGTCGATCAGGCCGTCGCGATGGAGCAAGAAGTTTCTGCGTCGAATAGCTTTGGCAACTTGCTGACTCATCACGCCCCTGCTGTCATCTGGATTTTGGTCGCTTGGATTGTTGGTACTTTGATTCTTGAACTCAATGCGACGGGTGCCGAGCCATATAACTTCGCCCCGATTTCGCAGCAGTGGCAGCAAATCGAGAACGATTCCGCGATCACTCATTCAGGCATTGTGGCTTTCGAACGAATCGAACGAGAAAGCAGATTGCGGCCTGTTTTCGAGGCCATGATCGCTCAATCGCATGCGGAACAGTCAAAGCTAGCTGCCGCCAAAGAGAAGGCAGCCACCGAAGCCAAAGAGCTTGCGTTGTCCAAGCAACGTTCGTCTCGACGCGAAACCGAAGCTACCGACATCTCACAATCGACTGTTGCCGCAACTGCGGTTGCCAAATCGAGTGAATCCCAATCAAGTAAGTCAAAAACCACAATCGCGAAGTCTGAACCAAAGGCGTCCGAAGCGATTGCCTCGTCGACCTCGCAGCTTGCATCGAACGCCACCGTCAATCGAGATGCAGATCCGGCAAACGACTCCCAAGCCTTTCCTCAGTTTGTGCAACAAGTCGTTCACAGCTTCCAAGAGTTGATGGGGCCGGTAAACGTTGCTCCAATCCCAACCGAACACGACGATTCACCACAGCGGCCTGCAGTTGCAGCGGAGTCATCCGAAGCGACATCTCAGCTCCGTCGAACCGCTGACAGTGCGAATGAAGTAAATTCAACGACACCAGCTCAACCAGTCGTACCGGGCACCAACGCAGCGACTAGCTTCGTTGACTCAAACATGGATCGCGATCGTGCGTCCAACGAAACCGTGTCCGATCCGGTGCCGTCGGCCGACGCCAAGATCATACGAGTCGCAGCAAAACCCGTTATGGTCCCCGAAGCAACCGTCTCAGTTGCCAAGCCTACGGCGACAAACGAATCTTCAATCGAGATGGTGGCCGAAACGGCGAATGAAGTGAGAACGCTGGGAGCACCTACAAACAAGGTCGAAGACGATTCTGATGCCGATTCGGAACCAAGCGTTGGCGAAGAGGAAGAGCACATTGCGGCTCGCTGGCCAATCCTTGGCGCTGCTACCGTTGCAACTACTCAGAAAGTCACACTGAACGTCGACAAGGCGGATGTGCGAGGAGTACTTGAGATGCTCGCTCGCGGTTACCAGATGAACATTCTGGTTTCCCCAGAAGTCAACGGTACCGTCACCGCCAATGTCGAAGGTCTTTCACCGGAACAAACGCTCGACGGCATCGTCAAGATGTGCAACCTGAACGTTCAACGGGATGGTGATTTGATCTACGTTTACCCGGACACCAACTTGCCCGCCGACGCTCGACAACTGCAAGTATTCCCACTCGACTTCGCACGTGCCGAGGCCCTTGAACAGGTGGTTCAAGGACTGCTTTCGCCAGTCGGAAATGCATACGTCAATAAGATTAGCGACCAAGACAATCGCCAAACCCGAGAATCGTTGGTCGTCGTGGACATCCCGGCCGTGCTGAGCCAAGTCGAACAGTACGTTTTCCAAGCCGATCAGGCTCCTCGCCAAGTGATGATTGAAGCCAGCATCTTAGAAGTGGAGTTGAAAGACGACATGATGCACGGGCTCAACTTTGATTCGGTTCTAGGTGGCGACTTGAAGGTTGGCTCATTTGGACTCGCCGATCCAATCGCAAGCAAGAACAATCCGCTCTTCTTTGCTCAAGTGGACGGCAGCAAAGTTTCGGCCTTGCTTGACTTCATCGAGACCACAACCGATTCAAAAACGTTGGCCAATCCACGCGTGCAAGTCATCAATGGCCAAGTCGCGAAAATCCAGGTCGGCCAACAACTCGGCTTCACCGTTGCGACCGTGACCCAAACCGCCACCATCCAGGACGTCCAGTTCTTGGAAACCGGTGTCGTGCTTAGCGTGACCCCGACCATTAGCCGCGACAATCGAATTTTGATGCAGGTAAAACCCGAAGTTAGCGATGGAAAAATTAATCCAGATACACTGCTGCCCGAAGAGGTTACTCGCGAAGTAGAAACTTCCGTGCTACTCGACGACCATCAAGGCGTGGTAATCGGGGGACTGATCCAAGAAAAGGACAGCACCATCATTCGCAAGTTGCCCTGGCTCGGCGATGTGAAGTACATCGGCAAGCTGTTTCAAAGAAGAGAAACCGAACGCAACCGTACTGAAATCATCGTCGCGCTGACCTGCCACATCATTGAACCAACGTGCTATTGCGATCGTGAAGCAATCAATGTCGAACGAGCAACACAGCCACTCTTTGAGGGCTTATTGCAACGAACATGCCGACCTTGGGAACCTCGCATGCCTGACCAAGTGGGTAGCGAGCGGCACCTGGATGTAAACCAAGTCAACCGGCGAATCCCTTAA
- a CDS encoding Gfo/Idh/MocA family protein — protein sequence MDRRNFIRNCTAATVTAAAVQSQVQNYAYAAPGNKPRRVGLIGCGWYGKLDLLGLMAVEPIEVVSLCDVDNNLLSEAADLVEGRQVSKKRPRVYSDYRELLAEKDLDIVLIGTPDHWHALPMIAAVESGADVYVQKPTGVDVLESKAMLDAARRTGRIVQVGTQRRSTPHLMEAKEKIVDAGLLGDIAHAEACCYYHMRAKAHPPAIQPPDYFDYEAWTGPAPMRPYTELVHPRSWRAFMEYGNGIVGDMCVHMLDMIRWQLGLGWPKRISSSGGIFVDTESLANITDTQNALYEFDDLDVAWTHRSWGDAPDPEFPWAGVIYGTKGTLKLSVDKYRFTPRGGGKAIEANAVVELDKYPSDEEDVKKWRAELKVQSAIRQHMRNFLAAIDDRSLPIADIEQAHISSASCFMANIAMKIGRTIEFDPKTHTAVGDEEATALFKRDYRAPYVHPSDANA from the coding sequence ATGGACCGCCGCAACTTTATTCGCAACTGCACCGCTGCCACCGTCACTGCGGCCGCCGTTCAAAGCCAAGTTCAAAACTACGCTTACGCCGCGCCGGGGAATAAACCACGACGCGTCGGATTGATTGGTTGCGGTTGGTACGGCAAGCTCGACCTGTTGGGATTGATGGCGGTCGAACCCATTGAAGTGGTGTCGCTCTGCGACGTAGACAACAATCTGCTTAGCGAAGCTGCTGACTTGGTCGAAGGTCGACAAGTTTCCAAGAAGCGGCCTCGCGTTTATAGCGACTACCGCGAATTGTTGGCCGAGAAGGATTTGGACATTGTCCTGATCGGCACACCTGATCACTGGCATGCACTTCCAATGATCGCCGCTGTCGAATCCGGGGCCGATGTTTATGTTCAAAAGCCCACGGGCGTGGACGTGCTCGAGAGCAAGGCCATGTTGGATGCAGCACGCCGCACCGGACGTATCGTGCAGGTGGGGACTCAACGTCGCAGCACGCCGCACTTGATGGAAGCAAAAGAGAAGATTGTCGATGCGGGCTTGCTGGGGGATATCGCGCACGCGGAAGCTTGCTGTTACTACCACATGCGGGCTAAAGCTCATCCACCGGCGATTCAGCCGCCTGACTACTTCGATTACGAAGCATGGACAGGACCGGCGCCGATGCGTCCTTACACCGAGTTGGTTCATCCACGTTCTTGGCGAGCCTTCATGGAGTATGGCAACGGGATCGTTGGCGATATGTGTGTGCACATGCTTGATATGATCCGCTGGCAACTCGGGCTGGGTTGGCCCAAGCGAATTAGCAGTTCGGGAGGCATTTTCGTGGATACCGAATCGCTCGCAAATATTACCGACACTCAAAACGCTCTTTACGAATTCGACGATTTGGATGTCGCTTGGACTCATCGCAGTTGGGGCGACGCACCGGATCCCGAGTTTCCCTGGGCAGGAGTCATCTACGGTACCAAGGGCACATTGAAGTTAAGTGTCGACAAGTATCGCTTCACACCGCGCGGGGGTGGCAAAGCAATCGAAGCAAATGCCGTGGTGGAACTTGACAAGTATCCATCGGACGAAGAGGACGTCAAAAAGTGGCGTGCTGAGTTGAAAGTTCAGTCTGCCATTCGGCAGCACATGCGAAACTTCTTAGCTGCGATCGATGATCGGTCACTTCCGATCGCCGACATTGAACAGGCTCACATCAGTAGTGCTTCGTGCTTCATGGCGAACATCGCGATGAAGATAGGTCGGACCATCGAATTTGATCCGAAGACTCACACCGCGGTTGGTGATGAGGAAGCGACCGCTTTGTTCAAGCGAGATTATCGCGCACCGTATGTGCATCCATCGGACGCAAATGCTTAG
- a CDS encoding ATP-binding protein — translation MTRLFLRFYIGVLIILIAAWFIQAYVYSRSNEKENIKTIEEALGGGARLARDELMSAPPHERAQVLIDIQRRFDFPITIRKKGFVGLPPDGPQRLQAEKAVFWANVVIVDMPDTGQWMVFGPLPKFPGPSQPWVSIGLGTVLLLAALAIAILLRPVVIQLRSVERAASAISEGDFSARIESGRFRRSLPIAGAFNSMADRMQNLLQSQRDLLQSVSHELRTPLARIRFATELLGEAESGDDRKRRLNAIDDATKQLDELVEELLTFIRLDSTTNSKGANEYGMDDRHAIELSDLLDEWVEVNRSLYPDICFENQVEQSVGVMGNRRLLIRALGNVLHNAGRHAKQCVTVTAEITPPCDAANETLSNQVRIFVDDDGAGVAEADRIRVFEPFVRLDNARGQGTGLGLALVKRIVRRFNGDIVVTDSPKGGARLVVNLPAGTIDDGPGTID, via the coding sequence ATGACGCGTTTGTTCTTGCGGTTCTATATCGGCGTCCTCATCATTTTGATCGCTGCATGGTTTATCCAAGCGTACGTTTACTCGCGCTCGAATGAAAAGGAGAACATTAAGACGATCGAAGAAGCGCTTGGCGGGGGCGCGCGACTAGCTCGGGACGAGTTGATGTCAGCACCACCGCACGAACGTGCTCAAGTTCTCATTGACATTCAACGACGTTTTGATTTTCCGATCACAATCCGGAAAAAAGGTTTTGTCGGTTTGCCACCCGATGGTCCCCAGCGACTGCAGGCTGAGAAAGCTGTTTTTTGGGCAAATGTGGTCATCGTTGACATGCCCGATACTGGTCAATGGATGGTATTTGGTCCGTTGCCAAAGTTTCCTGGCCCCAGTCAGCCTTGGGTTTCGATCGGTCTAGGAACAGTCTTGTTGCTTGCCGCCCTCGCGATTGCCATCTTGCTACGCCCGGTGGTGATCCAGCTTCGCAGCGTTGAACGCGCAGCCTCAGCCATTTCCGAGGGAGACTTCTCTGCCAGAATCGAGAGCGGTCGCTTTCGCCGTAGTTTGCCGATCGCTGGGGCGTTCAACTCGATGGCTGATCGAATGCAAAACTTGCTTCAGTCGCAACGTGATCTCCTGCAATCGGTATCGCATGAACTTCGCACGCCGCTAGCACGAATTCGTTTTGCAACCGAGTTGCTAGGGGAGGCCGAATCTGGTGACGATCGTAAGAGACGTTTGAACGCGATCGACGATGCAACGAAACAACTCGACGAACTGGTAGAAGAACTGCTGACGTTCATTCGTCTGGATTCTACAACCAACTCAAAGGGTGCCAACGAGTATGGCATGGACGATCGTCATGCGATCGAGCTAAGTGACTTGCTTGATGAATGGGTTGAAGTAAATCGTTCGCTTTATCCAGACATCTGTTTCGAGAACCAAGTCGAGCAGTCCGTTGGTGTCATGGGCAATCGACGGCTCTTGATTCGTGCACTTGGTAATGTCTTGCACAATGCCGGAAGGCATGCCAAGCAATGCGTGACGGTTACCGCTGAAATCACGCCCCCCTGCGATGCGGCCAACGAGACGTTGTCGAATCAGGTCAGGATCTTCGTCGACGATGATGGCGCAGGCGTCGCTGAGGCTGATCGGATACGAGTCTTCGAGCCTTTCGTTCGTCTGGACAATGCACGCGGTCAGGGCACCGGTTTAGGATTGGCTCTCGTCAAGCGAATCGTTCGCCGCTTCAATGGCGATATTGTTGTGACCGATAGCCCTAAGGGCGGAGCCCGATTGGTTGTCAACCTTCCCGCGGGCACGATTGACGATGGACCCGGAACAATCGACTAG
- the hemL gene encoding glutamate-1-semialdehyde 2,1-aminomutase, whose protein sequence is MSLANSHDVGPRSAEAFSRAHRLMPGGVNSPARAFGAVGGTPLFIERAEGPYLFDIDGRRFIDYIGSWGPMILGHAHPEVIEAITKAAQRGTSYGAPTEAESRLAEQIIEAVPSVEKVRLVNSGTEATMSAIRVARGATGRDKIIKFSGNYHGHVDSLLVAAGSAAATLGVPDSPGVTKGAGKDTIVLRYNDVAGVKAAFAKHPGEIAAVILEPVVGNMGCVAGSPEFLQTLRDETTRDGSILIFDEVMTGFRLAFGGAQERFGVTPDMTTLGKIVGGGMPLGAYGGRADIMDQVLPAGKVFQAGTLSGNPVAVAAGSKTLEILRNDPPYEYLENLGIRLAQGLDQAAFDAGIDYQVQAVGSMMTLFFNTDPVNEWADADQSDREAFGRYFWGLISKGVYMPCSQFEALFFGRTHTEAMIDETIDAAKSVLASFA, encoded by the coding sequence TTGTCCCTTGCAAATTCCCATGACGTTGGTCCTCGCAGTGCCGAGGCATTTTCCCGCGCCCATCGCTTAATGCCAGGTGGCGTCAATAGTCCTGCTCGAGCGTTCGGCGCCGTTGGCGGAACACCTTTGTTTATCGAACGGGCCGAAGGTCCTTACCTGTTCGACATCGATGGGCGGCGGTTTATCGACTACATCGGATCTTGGGGACCAATGATTCTGGGTCACGCACATCCCGAGGTCATCGAAGCGATCACCAAAGCGGCACAGCGTGGTACCAGTTATGGCGCCCCCACCGAAGCCGAATCTCGACTGGCCGAGCAAATCATTGAAGCGGTGCCAAGCGTAGAGAAAGTTCGGTTGGTCAATAGCGGCACCGAAGCAACCATGAGTGCTATCCGTGTTGCCCGAGGCGCAACGGGCCGCGATAAGATCATTAAATTTTCAGGCAACTATCACGGTCATGTCGATAGCCTGCTTGTTGCCGCCGGAAGTGCCGCCGCGACATTGGGAGTGCCCGATTCACCGGGCGTGACCAAAGGTGCCGGTAAAGACACAATCGTGCTTCGATACAACGACGTCGCAGGTGTGAAAGCAGCCTTCGCGAAACACCCGGGTGAAATAGCGGCCGTCATTTTAGAGCCTGTGGTCGGCAACATGGGGTGTGTTGCCGGGTCGCCAGAGTTCCTGCAAACGCTTCGCGATGAAACCACTCGCGACGGTTCAATCTTGATTTTCGACGAAGTCATGACGGGTTTCCGACTGGCATTCGGAGGCGCACAGGAGCGATTCGGAGTCACTCCCGACATGACAACGCTTGGCAAAATTGTCGGGGGCGGCATGCCACTGGGTGCTTATGGCGGCCGCGCCGACATCATGGACCAAGTCTTACCAGCGGGCAAAGTGTTTCAAGCGGGAACACTAAGCGGCAACCCGGTTGCCGTAGCGGCGGGTAGCAAGACGCTGGAAATCTTACGAAACGACCCGCCCTATGAGTACCTAGAGAATCTAGGAATTCGATTGGCCCAAGGACTTGATCAAGCTGCCTTTGATGCGGGGATTGATTATCAGGTGCAGGCCGTAGGTAGCATGATGACGCTGTTCTTCAATACCGATCCAGTCAACGAGTGGGCGGATGCAGACCAATCGGATCGCGAAGCGTTCGGTAGATACTTCTGGGGCCTGATCAGCAAGGGCGTTTACATGCCTTGCAGCCAATTCGAAGCTTTATTCTTTGGCCGCACTCACACCGAGGCCATGATCGACGAAACGATCGACGCGGCCAAGAGCGTGCTGGCATCATTCGCTTAA
- a CDS encoding response regulator transcription factor: MQKIMLVEDDAELASMVADFLRSESYDVTIEYNGAKAVQRILTESFDAIILDIGLPGMDGIQVCRTVRSDFEGPILVLTARGEEVDEVIALEVGADDYMAKPVRPKALLARIKLHLRRGEPHETSDGAVISIDGIEIDPASRVVKVDGVDVHLTTAEFDLMFYLAQGAGKVIGRSEIYQALLGMPYDGLDRSIDLRVSRLRKKIGDDPHQPDRIKSVRGVGYMLARQA; the protein is encoded by the coding sequence ATGCAAAAAATCATGCTTGTCGAAGATGACGCTGAACTTGCGTCAATGGTGGCCGATTTTCTTCGTAGCGAGTCCTACGACGTTACGATCGAATACAACGGTGCAAAAGCAGTTCAGCGGATCCTTACCGAATCGTTTGACGCGATCATTTTGGACATTGGATTACCGGGAATGGATGGCATCCAAGTTTGCCGAACGGTACGTTCCGATTTTGAAGGTCCAATCCTCGTCTTAACCGCGCGAGGCGAAGAGGTGGACGAAGTGATCGCGCTCGAGGTTGGCGCGGATGACTACATGGCAAAGCCGGTGCGGCCAAAGGCGCTGTTGGCTCGCATTAAGTTGCATCTTCGTCGCGGCGAACCTCATGAAACAAGTGACGGCGCGGTCATCTCAATCGATGGAATCGAGATTGATCCGGCTAGCCGGGTCGTCAAAGTCGATGGCGTCGACGTGCACCTCACCACAGCCGAGTTCGATTTAATGTTTTACTTGGCTCAAGGAGCCGGCAAGGTAATCGGGCGAAGTGAGATTTATCAGGCGTTGTTAGGAATGCCGTACGACGGACTTGATCGTTCGATTGACTTACGAGTATCGCGACTACGCAAGAAAATTGGCGATGATCCGCATCAACCCGATCGAATCAAGTCAGTCCGTGGAGTGGGGTACATGTTGGCGCGACAAGCATGA